One genomic window of Methanosarcina acetivorans C2A includes the following:
- the mtrE gene encoding tetrahydromethanopterin S-methyltransferase subunit E: protein MEPLIGMGVLALIGVAATIAGASEDLESDVGSQSNPNSQVQLAPQMMFPHRIFNKAVSGEPPSNALMCSVGAAVATVLISEFTLSPLFALVLGALIAACVHGTFAVTSTMGRAASQSRFKQPVYLDMIRSHTPVIMGYSFITTFCILVVSYLMTVVLGHPFPLTMLAFIWGITVGAIGSSTGDVHYGAEREFQQFEFGSGLNASNSGNIVRYGESGVRNGYDNSWFCAKFGGPVTGMAFGMTVFLGSWVTTVFDPAVSISRGWISVVAGVIIVLILIFWNWKIEVKARNAYGPYKEDKTEEASA, encoded by the coding sequence ATGGAACCACTCATAGGCATGGGAGTGCTGGCACTTATTGGCGTAGCTGCAACCATTGCAGGTGCCTCAGAAGACCTAGAATCCGATGTCGGATCCCAGAGTAACCCGAACTCACAGGTCCAGTTAGCTCCCCAAATGATGTTTCCGCACAGAATATTTAACAAAGCGGTATCAGGGGAACCCCCCTCAAACGCATTGATGTGTTCGGTCGGTGCAGCCGTCGCTACAGTATTAATAAGTGAATTCACTTTATCTCCGCTCTTTGCACTGGTCTTGGGTGCTCTTATTGCAGCATGTGTCCACGGTACCTTTGCCGTCACATCTACAATGGGCCGTGCAGCCAGTCAGAGTCGCTTCAAACAGCCAGTTTATCTGGATATGATCAGAAGCCACACCCCCGTAATTATGGGATATTCGTTCATAACGACTTTCTGTATCCTTGTGGTGTCATATCTGATGACCGTTGTACTCGGACACCCCTTCCCGCTAACCATGCTGGCCTTTATCTGGGGTATTACAGTAGGTGCAATTGGCTCATCCACAGGTGACGTCCACTACGGTGCAGAGCGCGAATTCCAGCAGTTCGAGTTCGGTTCCGGGCTCAACGCTTCAAACTCGGGAAACATTGTTCGATATGGAGAATCCGGGGTCAGAAACGGGTATGACAACTCCTGGTTCTGTGCCAAGTTCGGAGGCCCTGTCACAGGTATGGCTTTTGGTATGACCGTATTCCTTGGAAGCTGGGTAACCACTGTTTTTGATCCTGCAGTAAGCATTTCCAGAGGCTGGATCTCTGTTGTTGCTGGTGTCATTATTGTCCTTATCTTAATTTTCTGGAACTGGAAGATTGAAGTCAAAGCCCGTAATGCTTACGGACCCTACAAGGAAGACAAAACCGAGGAGGCTTCAGCATGA
- a CDS encoding sugar phosphate isomerase/epimerase family protein, producing the protein MIFGASSFAGSLPELKESVGSIELYIPKLGIYTGSVLEKKELERILDEMSTYCFAGTVHAPYFAADPRYPAALQVNTAKMGNREFTLLEESMTIANRIGAHVVVLHPGRIGPDREKSFASMVKNLSFLASRAEDHGVVLGLENKEGTDPSNFCCEAEELAGAIEIVNSDHLKATFDIGHANLTCGGDSGKLRTFVRTLQKHIIHLHLHDNSGSWTEKYDGDEHMAPGKGCADFSVLKLLSGYRGIYNLEVFSLEDVKFGKQIIEKALS; encoded by the coding sequence GTGATTTTCGGAGCATCATCCTTTGCCGGTTCCCTGCCGGAACTGAAGGAAAGTGTAGGATCTATAGAATTATATATCCCCAAACTGGGAATTTATACCGGTTCGGTACTTGAAAAGAAAGAACTTGAACGTATCCTTGACGAAATGTCAACATACTGTTTTGCAGGCACGGTTCATGCTCCCTATTTCGCAGCTGATCCCAGATATCCTGCAGCCCTGCAGGTAAATACTGCAAAAATGGGAAACAGAGAGTTCACTCTCCTTGAAGAGTCCATGACAATTGCAAACAGAATAGGGGCTCATGTAGTGGTGTTGCACCCTGGCAGAATCGGACCTGATAGAGAAAAATCCTTTGCTTCAATGGTCAAAAACCTAAGCTTTCTTGCTTCTAGGGCTGAAGACCATGGGGTTGTGCTGGGACTGGAGAATAAGGAGGGTACAGACCCCTCGAACTTTTGCTGTGAAGCTGAGGAACTTGCCGGGGCCATTGAAATTGTGAATTCAGACCACCTTAAAGCTACCTTTGATATCGGGCACGCAAACCTCACCTGCGGGGGAGACTCTGGAAAACTCAGGACTTTTGTCCGGACCCTGCAGAAACATATTATTCACCTTCACCTGCACGACAATAGCGGGAGTTGGACTGAAAAATACGATGGTGATGAACACATGGCCCCGGGAAAAGGATGTGCCGACTTTTCGGTCCTTAAACTGCTTTCCGGCTACAGGGGCATCTATAATCTGGAAGTTTTTTCCCTGGAAGATGTCAAGTTTGGGAAACAAATCATTGAAAAGGCTCTATCTTAA
- the mtrD gene encoding tetrahydromethanopterin S-methyltransferase subunit D: MIDALMANILWLVFIIIGGVLISWSVHFVPVGGAPAAMAQATGIGTGTVQLAAGAGLTGLVSAGFMMNVTDNLPLILASGAVGAMIMISVTMIVGTWVYVYGVGCVPSSAKVKYDPITKYRQDLYVSQGTEGHGLPTVSFVSGVIGGLLGGIGGALVYYSLIEVGLTAGLSTGTSSGVTGHELVGIAAMFAIGIFFVNAVIPSYNIGGTIEGFHDPKWKKWPKAVISSFVATILCAIVAVIAISQLGGI, encoded by the coding sequence ATGATTGACGCTCTCATGGCAAACATCCTGTGGTTGGTATTCATTATAATTGGTGGCGTCCTGATTTCCTGGAGTGTCCACTTCGTACCCGTAGGTGGCGCACCTGCCGCCATGGCTCAAGCAACTGGTATCGGTACAGGTACCGTGCAGCTGGCAGCCGGAGCAGGACTGACAGGACTTGTAAGTGCAGGGTTCATGATGAACGTAACCGATAACCTTCCGCTGATTCTCGCATCGGGTGCAGTGGGAGCAATGATTATGATCTCTGTGACCATGATTGTCGGAACCTGGGTCTACGTCTATGGTGTGGGCTGTGTGCCTTCTTCAGCAAAAGTAAAATACGACCCAATTACAAAATACAGGCAGGACCTGTATGTATCCCAGGGTACTGAAGGACACGGACTTCCAACCGTTTCTTTTGTCAGTGGTGTTATTGGCGGCTTACTTGGTGGAATCGGCGGAGCCCTCGTATATTATTCTCTTATTGAAGTGGGCCTTACCGCAGGACTCAGTACAGGTACAAGCTCTGGTGTTACAGGACATGAACTTGTAGGAATTGCTGCAATGTTCGCAATAGGCATCTTCTTCGTAAACGCTGTGATTCCTTCCTACAACATCGGAGGTACAATTGAAGGGTTCCACGACCCGAAGTGGAAGAAGTGGCCAAAAGCTGTAATTTCTTCCTTTGTAGCAACGATACTCTGTGCCATCGTGGCAGTAATCGCAATTTCACAGCTTGGAGGTATCTAA
- a CDS encoding TATA-box-binding protein, with product MESTITIENVVASTALATEFDLVKIMDSGLEGAEYNKTKFPGLVYRIDNPKAAFLIFTSGKVVCTGAKTINNAHKAITNLANKLKDIGCDKINLEPEIHVQNIVASADLKTTLNLNTIAIAFGLENVEYEPEVFPGLIYRVEAPKVVVLVFSSGKLVITGGKCEEDCNGGLRIVRKEFDNLGLLC from the coding sequence ATGGAATCCACAATAACTATAGAGAACGTGGTGGCATCTACCGCGTTGGCGACAGAATTCGACTTGGTAAAAATAATGGATTCTGGGCTGGAAGGTGCAGAGTATAACAAAACGAAGTTCCCAGGCCTCGTATACAGAATTGATAACCCCAAAGCTGCCTTTCTAATTTTCACCTCCGGAAAAGTGGTATGCACTGGAGCTAAAACTATCAATAATGCCCATAAAGCCATAACCAATCTGGCTAACAAACTAAAGGACATCGGCTGCGATAAAATAAATCTCGAACCTGAGATACATGTTCAGAACATTGTAGCCAGTGCTGATTTGAAAACAACCCTTAACCTGAACACCATTGCTATAGCTTTTGGTCTGGAGAATGTCGAATATGAGCCAGAGGTGTTTCCTGGGCTTATTTATAGAGTCGAGGCTCCCAAGGTAGTAGTGCTTGTGTTCAGCTCTGGCAAGCTGGTTATCACAGGTGGAAAATGTGAGGAAGATTGTAATGGGGGTCTACGGATCGTCAGAAAAGAGTTCGACAACTTAGGACTTCTCTGTTAA